One genomic region from Paraburkholderia azotifigens encodes:
- the rplL gene encoding 50S ribosomal protein L7/L12 produces the protein MAIAKEDILEAVGAMSVLELNELVKAFEEKFGVSAAAVAVAGPAGAGGGAAAAEEQTEFTVILTETGGNKVAVIKAVRELTGLGLKEAKDLVDGAPKPVKEAVPKAAADEAKKKLEDAGAKAEIK, from the coding sequence ATGGCAATCGCAAAAGAAGACATCCTCGAAGCCGTAGGCGCGATGTCGGTTCTGGAACTGAACGAGCTGGTTAAGGCGTTCGAAGAAAAGTTTGGCGTGTCGGCTGCTGCTGTTGCAGTTGCTGGCCCCGCAGGTGCAGGCGGCGGCGCTGCTGCAGCTGAAGAGCAAACCGAGTTCACGGTCATCCTGACGGAAACCGGTGGCAACAAGGTTGCAGTGATTAAGGCTGTTCGCGAACTGACGGGTCTCGGCCTGAAGGAAGCGAAGGACCTGGTCGATGGCGCACCGAAGCCCGTCAAGGAAGCGGTGCCCAAGGCTGCTGCTGACGAAGCCAAGAAGAAGCTGGAAGACGCTGGCGCGAAGGCTGAAATCAAGTAA